In the Paenibacillus sp. FSL H7-0357 genome, one interval contains:
- a CDS encoding histidine kinase N-terminal 7TM domain-containing protein: MEAMISNYIIIVSISGVLSALLALFAYYRRTDFSGINAFILSSITSAIYTFGFALELSGSTMQEIGFWVKVEYLGMPYIAPSSLIMIMHFVGLDRLVKKGLLTALYSIPLISTVLVWTNDYHHLFYQSMHFREGAPTPLIDIVMGPWYIVQGSLTFGCMLAGMCLILWQWNRMKRVYRRQMMTIFIGQFLPALGAFLYLMNMTPYGMDPVPVIMSVTSTLYIWAILSRGMLTAAPIARENLFESMRDGVLVTDRKDTLVDYNRAATEMLEGLDSSAIGRPLAQLFLPAGKDAVDYVMNSDPLLSEERELAWNINGETSYYQVRSSPVQKHDGHLAGRMIMLIDVTERTLLQAKLLQLATVDSLTGIYNRTHFMERSRSLLEEAVGSKRPLSIILLDIDFFKSINDRYGHQYGDMALQHIVGVCSKHVREGDIFGRYGGEEFVICLPDTSLKQAALLSEAIRDSIEHSEVSTSSGPVHVTASFGVAEAFREPTSLEELLSEADHALYSSKRNGRNTVHLSSGGSITPFTPV; encoded by the coding sequence ATGGAAGCTATGATCTCGAATTATATTATCATTGTCTCCATCTCCGGTGTGCTGAGCGCACTTCTCGCGCTGTTCGCCTATTACAGAAGAACGGATTTCTCCGGAATCAATGCCTTCATTCTCAGCTCCATCACTTCCGCGATCTATACCTTTGGCTTCGCGCTGGAATTGTCGGGCAGCACCATGCAGGAGATTGGCTTTTGGGTCAAGGTGGAGTATCTGGGAATGCCCTATATCGCTCCTTCCAGCCTAATTATGATCATGCATTTCGTCGGCCTGGACCGGCTGGTTAAGAAAGGGCTGCTGACCGCGCTGTACTCCATCCCCTTAATCTCTACCGTGCTCGTATGGACCAACGATTATCACCATCTGTTCTATCAGTCGATGCATTTCCGGGAGGGTGCCCCCACCCCGCTGATCGACATCGTAATGGGACCTTGGTATATTGTGCAGGGCAGTTTGACCTTCGGCTGCATGCTTGCGGGAATGTGTCTCATTCTCTGGCAATGGAACCGGATGAAGCGGGTCTACCGCCGGCAGATGATGACGATCTTCATCGGACAGTTCCTCCCGGCTTTGGGAGCCTTCCTATATTTAATGAACATGACCCCTTATGGAATGGACCCTGTGCCGGTGATTATGAGCGTGACTTCGACCCTCTATATTTGGGCAATTCTTTCCAGGGGCATGCTTACCGCGGCCCCCATCGCCCGGGAGAATTTGTTCGAGAGCATGCGTGACGGAGTGCTGGTCACGGACCGCAAAGATACGCTCGTCGACTATAACCGTGCTGCCACGGAAATGCTGGAAGGCCTGGATTCATCGGCCATCGGCAGACCGCTCGCCCAGCTGTTCCTGCCTGCGGGCAAAGACGCTGTAGATTATGTAATGAATTCTGACCCTCTGCTCAGCGAGGAACGCGAGCTGGCCTGGAATATCAACGGGGAGACCAGCTATTACCAGGTCAGATCCTCTCCGGTGCAGAAGCATGACGGTCATCTGGCCGGGCGGATGATTATGCTGATCGATGTGACAGAGCGGACGCTGCTCCAGGCCAAGCTGCTGCAGCTCGCCACTGTCGACAGCCTGACCGGCATCTATAACCGTACGCACTTCATGGAGCGGAGCCGGTCTCTGCTGGAGGAAGCAGTTGGCAGCAAGCGCCCCTTGTCCATCATTCTGCTCGATATCGACTTTTTCAAGAGCATCAATGACCGCTACGGACATCAATATGGCGATATGGCGCTCCAGCATATTGTCGGCGTATGCAGCAAGCATGTGCGCGAAGGGGATATTTTCGGACGTTACGGAGGTGAAGAATTCGTCATTTGTCTGCCTGACACTTCCTTGAAGCAGGCGGCTCTGCTCTCCGAAGCTATCCGTGACAGCATTGAGCACAGCGAAGTCAGCACCTCGTCCGGTCCGGTCCATGTGACGGCAAGCTTCGGGGTGGCGGAGGCGTTCAGGGAACCTACTTCGCTTGAAGAGCTGCTCTCTGAAGCGGATCATGCGCTCTACAGCTCCAAACGCAACGGACGCAATACCGTACATTTATCTAGCGGAGGTTCGATCACCCCCTTTACACCTGTTTAA
- a CDS encoding MBL fold metallo-hydrolase, which yields MEHKFEQLSRHILIMHPEHDTDRPVLAAIIGERRTLLMDAGNSPAHAALFREELARRGCRQPDMLILTHWHWDHTFGLSSWKSPAIAHEETAKVLESLTGLNWGEEGLEKLVKSGTISEESAEHIRLEYGEAREVTVVKPDIVFTGSLTVDLGGVVCEVVHVGGDHSPDSCVLYVKEDKVLFLGDALGPAVYGGPRQYSSTGFLRLLDIAYRYDADWYVESHGLPMTRQEFREDLAPWERLARIVDVFGHNRERVVLELKTYLQLEELPGDLLQGVEYFMAGAKRR from the coding sequence ATGGAGCACAAGTTCGAGCAGCTTAGCCGTCATATTCTGATTATGCATCCGGAGCATGACACGGATCGTCCGGTATTGGCAGCAATTATAGGGGAACGGCGTACACTTCTGATGGATGCCGGCAATTCGCCGGCCCATGCAGCGCTGTTTCGGGAAGAACTGGCTAGACGCGGCTGCAGGCAGCCAGACATGCTGATTCTGACCCATTGGCACTGGGATCACACCTTCGGACTCTCATCCTGGAAGTCCCCAGCTATTGCCCATGAAGAGACGGCGAAAGTGCTGGAGAGCCTGACCGGGCTGAACTGGGGAGAAGAAGGCTTGGAGAAGCTTGTAAAGAGTGGCACGATCAGTGAAGAAAGTGCGGAACATATCCGCCTGGAGTACGGCGAGGCAAGAGAGGTAACTGTCGTCAAGCCGGATATTGTGTTTACCGGCAGCCTCACGGTCGATTTGGGCGGAGTTGTCTGTGAAGTGGTCCATGTGGGCGGCGACCATTCGCCGGACTCCTGTGTGCTTTACGTTAAGGAAGACAAGGTGCTTTTTCTGGGCGATGCTCTAGGCCCTGCTGTGTATGGCGGACCGCGCCAATACAGCAGCACCGGGTTCTTAAGATTGCTGGACATTGCCTACCGCTATGATGCGGACTGGTATGTGGAGTCGCATGGGCTGCCGATGACCAGGCAGGAGTTCCGGGAGGATCTGGCTCCCTGGGAACGGCTGGCCCGGATCGTCGATGTGTTCGGACACAACCGGGAACGGGTGGTGCTGGAGCTGAAGACCTATCTGCAGCTTGAAGAGCTGCCTGGGGATTTGCTGCAGGGTGTGGAATATTTCATGGCAGGCGCGAAGCGGCGTTAA
- a CDS encoding DUF72 domain-containing protein, protein MIKIGLTGFGDHEELYGKIKPADRLPTYSAHFPIVEIDSSFYAVQPVRNYAKWVSQTPDAFRFIVKAYQGMTGHLREKKNYYDTPEEMYQAFHTSIEPVRAAGKLAMALFQFPPWFDCTKENVQFLREAKQRMLDVPSAIEFRNDSWYSPEMQAKTLQFLEQEGWIHTVADEPQAGSGSVPIVPVATSPDITYVRLHGRNAQGWSQSSHPNWRSLRYLYRYSTEELTEWRDRLLALEQSCRELYVVFNNNSGGDATDNAKELQALLGIDGGLAPRQLDLFS, encoded by the coding sequence ATGATTAAGATCGGGCTAACCGGCTTCGGTGACCACGAAGAGCTTTACGGCAAAATCAAGCCCGCTGACCGGCTCCCTACCTATAGCGCGCATTTTCCGATTGTGGAGATTGACAGCTCCTTTTATGCCGTGCAGCCAGTCAGAAATTACGCCAAATGGGTGAGCCAGACGCCGGATGCCTTCCGGTTTATCGTTAAAGCCTATCAGGGAATGACCGGACATTTACGCGAGAAAAAGAATTATTACGACACTCCGGAGGAAATGTATCAGGCTTTCCACACCTCTATTGAGCCAGTCCGGGCAGCCGGGAAGCTTGCGATGGCCCTCTTCCAGTTTCCGCCGTGGTTCGACTGCACCAAAGAAAACGTGCAGTTTCTGCGTGAGGCCAAGCAGCGGATGCTGGATGTGCCTTCCGCCATCGAGTTCCGCAATGACTCCTGGTACAGTCCGGAAATGCAGGCCAAAACCCTGCAGTTTCTGGAGCAGGAGGGCTGGATTCATACGGTGGCCGATGAACCCCAGGCCGGATCAGGCTCGGTTCCGATTGTGCCGGTGGCCACATCGCCGGATATCACCTACGTGCGGCTGCATGGCCGCAACGCCCAGGGCTGGAGCCAGAGCAGCCATCCGAATTGGCGGAGCCTGCGCTACTTGTACCGCTACAGCACAGAGGAGCTGACCGAGTGGCGGGACCGGCTGCTTGCGCTGGAGCAGTCCTGCCGGGAGCTGTACGTGGTCTTCAATAATAACTCCGGTGGTGACGCCACCGATAACGCCAAAGAGCTGCAAGCGCTGCTCGGAATCGACGGCGGACTGGCCCCGCGCCAGCTGGACTTATTTTCATGA
- a CDS encoding alpha-amylase: MKRNHTMMQFFEWHVAADGNHWKRLADAATELKAAYIDSVWVPPVTKAVSGEDTGYGVYDLYDLGEFDQKGTIRTKYGTKLELVEAIAECQKNGIAVYVDLVMNHKAGADETEVFQVIEVDPNDRNKEISKPFEIEGWTKFTFPGRGDQYSAFKWNHTHFNGTDFDAKESRTGVFKLASDNKSWNPNVDDEFGNYDYLMFANIDYSHEEVRHEMLEWGKWLVDTLQCSGYRLDAIKHINHEFIKEFAAEMGKKRGEDFYIVGEFWNSNLEACREFLNTVDYQIDLFDVSLHYKLYSAALAGRDFDLTQIFNDTLVQTHPGNAVTFVDNHDSQPHEALESWIGDWFKQSAYALILLRRDGYPVVFYGDYYGIGGPTPVEGKKAAIDPLLYTRYHKAYGEQDDYFDHPNTIGWVRRGVEEIEGSGCAVVISNGDQGEKRMFLGEERAGEVWKDFTHNREDNITIGEDGWAVFPVNGGSVSVWALPDNGDKEPDPA, from the coding sequence ATGAAGAGAAACCATACGATGATGCAGTTTTTCGAATGGCATGTCGCCGCGGACGGGAACCACTGGAAACGGCTGGCTGATGCTGCCACCGAGCTGAAGGCCGCCTATATTGATTCTGTCTGGGTACCGCCGGTAACCAAGGCTGTCTCTGGCGAGGATACAGGCTATGGTGTCTATGATCTATACGATCTGGGCGAATTCGACCAGAAGGGGACCATCCGGACCAAATACGGCACCAAGCTGGAACTGGTGGAGGCGATTGCCGAATGCCAAAAGAACGGCATCGCTGTTTATGTGGATCTGGTGATGAATCATAAAGCGGGCGCCGACGAGACCGAAGTGTTCCAGGTGATCGAGGTTGATCCGAACGACCGCAACAAGGAGATTTCGAAACCGTTCGAGATTGAAGGCTGGACCAAATTCACCTTTCCCGGACGTGGAGACCAGTACTCCGCCTTTAAATGGAACCACACTCATTTTAACGGCACCGATTTCGATGCCAAGGAAAGCCGGACCGGCGTATTCAAGCTTGCCTCCGACAACAAGAGCTGGAACCCGAATGTGGATGACGAGTTCGGCAACTATGATTATCTGATGTTCGCCAACATCGACTACAGCCATGAGGAAGTTAGGCATGAGATGCTGGAATGGGGCAAATGGCTGGTCGACACGCTGCAGTGCAGCGGATACCGGCTGGACGCCATCAAGCATATCAATCATGAATTCATCAAAGAATTCGCTGCCGAAATGGGTAAAAAACGCGGTGAGGACTTCTACATTGTCGGCGAATTCTGGAACTCGAATCTCGAGGCCTGCCGGGAATTCCTCAACACGGTGGATTATCAAATCGACCTGTTCGATGTATCGCTTCACTACAAGCTGTATTCGGCTGCACTGGCGGGCAGGGACTTTGATCTGACCCAAATCTTTAACGATACGCTCGTCCAGACCCACCCTGGCAATGCCGTAACTTTTGTTGACAATCATGATTCGCAGCCCCATGAAGCGCTGGAATCCTGGATCGGCGACTGGTTCAAGCAAAGTGCCTATGCCCTGATCCTGCTGCGGCGTGACGGATACCCGGTTGTCTTCTACGGTGATTATTATGGCATCGGCGGACCAACTCCGGTGGAAGGCAAGAAAGCCGCCATTGATCCGCTGCTCTACACCCGGTACCATAAGGCATACGGAGAGCAGGATGATTATTTCGACCACCCCAATACGATTGGCTGGGTGCGGCGCGGTGTGGAAGAAATCGAAGGCTCCGGCTGTGCCGTAGTCATCTCCAATGGAGATCAGGGGGAGAAGCGGATGTTCCTCGGCGAGGAACGCGCAGGCGAAGTTTGGAAGGATTTCACCCATAACCGCGAGGACAATATAACCATCGGTGAGGATGGCTGGGCGGTTTTCCCGGTAAACGGCGGAAGTGTCTCTGTCTGGGCTCTGCCCGATAACGGCGACAAGGAGCCCGATCCGGCATAA
- a CDS encoding nitroreductase family protein: MGIPVMDIIEKRKSVRTYEATPIGEAVHASIMDYLSQEDNLHGPFGGKPGIEWVWAKSGTEDGKNVKLGAYGIIQNPQAYLVGKVRNDKLALLEFGYVFHRLILYATSLGLGTCWLGGTFNRKTFAREIELAQGEIIPCITPLGYAREKQRLLDATMRYVVKADQKKPWRDLFYDTEFGNMLAPESAGKLAPPLEMVRLGPSASNKQPWRVVVSPDRKQAHFYLQHTPNYSGNKLGFEMQRIDIGIAACNFGLACRELDIAGEWTVNDPQLDLDGPLTEYMLSYKLS, encoded by the coding sequence ATGGGAATTCCGGTTATGGATATTATCGAGAAGCGTAAATCTGTACGGACTTATGAAGCCACACCGATCGGGGAGGCCGTCCATGCTTCCATAATGGATTATCTGAGCCAGGAGGATAATCTGCATGGGCCGTTTGGCGGAAAGCCGGGAATTGAGTGGGTCTGGGCCAAAAGCGGGACAGAGGACGGAAAAAACGTGAAGCTGGGGGCTTACGGTATCATCCAGAATCCGCAGGCGTACTTGGTCGGCAAGGTCAGGAACGACAAACTGGCGCTGCTGGAATTCGGGTATGTGTTTCATAGGCTGATTCTCTATGCCACCAGCCTGGGACTTGGCACCTGCTGGCTTGGCGGGACGTTCAACCGCAAGACCTTTGCCCGCGAAATCGAGCTTGCCCAGGGCGAGATTATTCCTTGCATCACGCCGCTGGGGTATGCACGGGAGAAGCAGCGGCTGCTGGATGCCACGATGCGCTATGTCGTCAAAGCTGATCAGAAGAAGCCTTGGCGGGATCTGTTCTACGACACCGAATTTGGCAATATGCTCGCTCCCGAGTCAGCCGGGAAGCTTGCGCCCCCGCTGGAAATGGTCCGGCTCGGCCCTTCCGCTTCAAATAAACAGCCTTGGAGAGTGGTAGTCTCTCCGGACCGGAAGCAGGCCCATTTCTACCTGCAGCATACGCCGAATTACAGCGGCAACAAGCTGGGCTTTGAGATGCAGCGGATTGATATCGGGATTGCCGCCTGCAATTTCGGGCTTGCCTGCCGTGAACTGGACATTGCGGGGGAATGGACTGTTAATGATCCGCAGCTTGATCTTGACGGACCGCTTACAGAATATATGCTGAGCTATAAACTCAGTTGA
- a CDS encoding FlxA-like family protein: MNISSASSTSSASYTASSATDTSALEKQKAKLQADLEKIGASKDDEKTKETKTKQIEQQIKQIDAQIAQKSKNSSASANSSSTPPEKPANSNTLAAASAQEIAAATTDSEGRFDIRV, encoded by the coding sequence ATGAATATTTCATCCGCATCATCTACATCTTCCGCTTCCTATACTGCTTCCAGTGCTACCGATACAAGTGCGCTGGAGAAGCAAAAAGCGAAGCTGCAAGCCGACCTGGAGAAGATCGGGGCCAGCAAGGACGACGAGAAGACAAAGGAAACCAAGACCAAGCAAATTGAGCAGCAGATCAAGCAGATCGATGCGCAAATTGCCCAGAAATCCAAGAACAGCTCCGCTTCCGCAAACAGCAGCAGCACACCACCTGAGAAACCTGCAAACAGCAATACGCTTGCTGCGGCAAGCGCGCAAGAGATCGCTGCTGCCACTACGGACAGCGAAGGAAGATTTGACATCCGCGTATAA
- a CDS encoding DMT family transporter, translating to MSRKDFSILLLLAFSWGASFLFMRIASPELGPVVTTELRVTLAAATLLLFAAVTKRKLGIWQHWKQFLVLGSINAALPFTLICMAELHLSASLAAILNATTPMFAALAAWGTQQEKPGLSKSIGLVIGLLGVAVLVGWSPVPLSGKVLLSVFFSLGAALAYGFGGLYAARVGRGLAPLALAAGQQLGAAVVLLPLAVIFAPRELPSSAAVFSVLGLSFICTSVAYLLYFHLIQSVGAVKTVSVTFLVPVFGLMWGVIFLNEPVYANTLAGLAIILLSVTLVNRKTRPKTAQAVDESGQSKV from the coding sequence ATGAGCCGTAAGGATTTCTCCATTCTTTTGCTGTTGGCCTTTTCCTGGGGCGCTTCCTTTCTGTTTATGAGAATTGCTTCTCCCGAATTGGGGCCTGTTGTTACGACAGAGCTGCGCGTTACGCTGGCAGCAGCAACCTTGCTGCTCTTTGCAGCGGTCACCAAGCGGAAGCTGGGGATCTGGCAGCATTGGAAGCAGTTCCTTGTGCTGGGCTCCATTAATGCCGCGCTGCCCTTCACACTGATCTGCATGGCCGAGCTGCACCTTAGCGCTTCGCTGGCAGCCATCCTCAATGCCACCACACCGATGTTCGCTGCACTTGCTGCTTGGGGAACGCAACAGGAGAAGCCGGGACTGTCCAAGTCTATAGGACTCGTGATCGGCTTGCTCGGCGTAGCAGTGCTGGTCGGATGGAGTCCGGTGCCGCTCTCCGGCAAGGTTCTGTTGTCTGTGTTTTTCTCTCTCGGAGCTGCACTTGCCTACGGCTTCGGGGGATTATACGCTGCACGCGTGGGCCGTGGCCTTGCGCCATTGGCGCTTGCTGCAGGCCAGCAGCTCGGGGCGGCTGTAGTGCTGCTGCCGCTGGCGGTAATTTTTGCCCCCCGGGAGCTGCCGTCTTCGGCAGCGGTTTTTTCCGTACTCGGTTTGTCATTCATTTGCACTTCCGTGGCGTATCTCTTGTATTTTCACCTGATCCAAAGTGTCGGCGCGGTCAAGACCGTCAGCGTTACCTTTCTGGTCCCCGTGTTCGGGCTGATGTGGGGTGTAATCTTCCTGAATGAACCGGTCTATGCCAATACGCTTGCCGGTCTGGCGATTATTCTGCTTAGCGTAACGCTGGTCAACCGCAAAACCCGGCCAAAAACGGCTCAGGCAGTGGATGAGAGTGGTCAGAGCAAGGTCTAA
- a CDS encoding multidrug effflux MFS transporter, with protein MIKIQNDKNSLAAEGPSRKQRLQLAVILGAIATIGPLSIDMYLPALPALGEHFGTSAALVQLSLTFFLLGLALGQLVAGPLSDVHGRRRPLLIGMLIYAVSSLLCAFSPSIGLLVGLRFIQGLAGSVGVVISRAAVRDLYSGSELTKFFSLLMIVNGLGPIFAPVIGGQLLRITTWQGVFIVLFAAGLLFCATILLRLPETLPKERRVKSGLLGTLRTFRDLLRNRKFIGYALSQGFVTAAMFAYISGSSFVLQNIFGVSPQMYSLIFAVNGLGIIMSGQIAGRLSGRLGEAKLLASGLLLCTLGGVVLLITILAGGGLLPILICLFAVVSSVGMVGTTSFSLAMQDQGETAGSASALLGLLPLLLGGCVAPLVGLGGDETALPMAIVIAGAGVCSILSYLLLCKRGEKK; from the coding sequence ATGATCAAAATACAAAACGATAAGAATTCGCTGGCCGCAGAAGGCCCATCGCGGAAACAGCGGCTTCAGCTTGCTGTCATTCTGGGGGCTATTGCCACCATTGGTCCGCTGTCCATCGATATGTATTTGCCTGCGCTTCCCGCGCTTGGCGAACATTTCGGCACCAGCGCAGCGCTGGTACAGCTCAGTCTGACCTTCTTTTTGCTGGGGCTGGCCTTGGGGCAGCTTGTGGCAGGGCCTCTGAGTGATGTCCACGGGCGCCGCCGTCCGCTGCTCATCGGCATGCTGATTTATGCGGTATCCTCGCTGCTCTGCGCCTTCAGCCCCTCGATCGGGCTGTTGGTCGGGCTGCGCTTTATCCAGGGCCTGGCCGGCTCGGTAGGGGTGGTCATCTCCCGGGCGGCGGTCCGCGATCTGTACAGCGGCTCCGAACTCACGAAGTTTTTCTCGCTGCTGATGATCGTCAATGGTCTGGGGCCCATATTCGCTCCCGTTATCGGCGGGCAGCTGCTGAGAATAACGACCTGGCAGGGCGTATTCATTGTATTATTTGCAGCCGGGCTGCTCTTTTGCGCCACCATTCTGCTGCGGCTGCCGGAGACGCTGCCGAAGGAGCGGCGCGTAAAAAGCGGGCTGTTAGGCACGCTGCGCACCTTCCGTGATCTGCTCCGCAACAGGAAGTTTATAGGTTATGCACTCTCTCAAGGGTTTGTTACAGCGGCGATGTTCGCTTATATTTCCGGCTCTTCATTTGTGCTGCAAAATATTTTTGGAGTGTCTCCGCAAATGTACAGTCTGATCTTTGCCGTTAACGGGCTGGGGATTATTATGTCCGGCCAGATTGCCGGAAGATTGTCCGGACGGCTGGGCGAAGCGAAGCTGCTGGCCAGCGGCCTCCTGCTCTGCACACTGGGAGGTGTTGTGCTGCTGATCACTATTCTGGCGGGAGGCGGTCTCCTTCCCATCCTGATCTGCCTGTTCGCTGTGGTTTCCAGTGTGGGAATGGTGGGCACTACCAGCTTCTCGCTGGCGATGCAGGATCAGGGAGAAACCGCAGGCAGCGCTTCAGCGCTGCTGGGTCTGCTGCCGCTGCTGCTTGGCGGCTGTGTCGCTCCGCTGGTCGGCCTTGGGGGTGACGAAACGGCGCTGCCGATGGCGATCGTGATCGCGGGTGCCGGGGTTTGTTCTATCCTGTCCTATCTGCTGCTCTGCAAGAGAGGGGAGAAGAAATGA
- a CDS encoding AAA family ATPase has protein sequence MATVYTPKECGRKVRRIILNGVNRAIVDEFITIQGMKERFEAEDVPMPSKMVMFGPPGTGKTLTAFYIAHRLELPLVLVRLDTIIHSHLGETGSNVRKVFDYANAAPCVLFLDEFDVLGRMRDSGDEVKEMARVVNTLLQCLDEFHGESIFVAATNLEEELDPAVWRRFDTKMTYSLPTEEDRLQYIGLFVGSEPEAQELSRRMAELLAGCSLADIEQIVLKAKRKAIIEDAPLDYRHITGAYAEYNPHRKAVASEVHR, from the coding sequence ATGGCAACCGTATATACACCAAAGGAATGCGGGCGCAAGGTGCGGCGCATCATTCTGAATGGGGTCAACCGGGCCATTGTGGATGAATTTATTACGATCCAGGGCATGAAAGAAAGATTTGAGGCGGAGGATGTGCCTATGCCGAGCAAAATGGTGATGTTCGGTCCTCCCGGCACCGGCAAAACGCTGACCGCATTTTATATCGCGCACCGCCTGGAGCTTCCGCTTGTTCTGGTCCGCCTGGATACGATTATTCACAGCCATCTTGGTGAGACCGGAAGCAATGTGCGGAAGGTATTTGACTATGCCAATGCTGCACCTTGTGTGCTGTTTCTGGACGAATTCGATGTGCTAGGCCGAATGCGTGATTCCGGCGATGAGGTGAAGGAGATGGCACGGGTGGTCAACACGCTGCTGCAATGCCTGGATGAGTTTCATGGCGAAAGTATTTTTGTCGCCGCTACCAACCTGGAGGAAGAGTTGGACCCTGCGGTGTGGCGGCGGTTTGATACGAAAATGACGTATTCGCTGCCGACGGAGGAAGACCGGCTTCAGTATATTGGGCTGTTTGTCGGTTCTGAACCGGAGGCGCAGGAGCTGTCCCGCCGGATGGCTGAACTGCTGGCGGGCTGCAGCCTTGCTGATATCGAGCAAATTGTATTGAAAGCCAAACGCAAAGCGATCATCGAGGATGCCCCGCTGGATTACAGACACATAACCGGAGCCTACGCCGAATACAACCCGCACCGGAAAGCCGTTGCTTCTGAGGTACATAGATAA
- a CDS encoding alpha/beta hydrolase: protein MIHVYRKGTDANQPTLVLFHGTGGNEQDLLPLAELLAPGASVLGIRGNVLENGMPRYFRRLAEGVFDEEDLIFRTHELKQFLDVAAAQYGFDADNLVAVGYSNGANIAGSLLFHYGNLFRSAVLLHPMVPLRGLAIPSLNGVSVFIGAGTNDPLIRAEETRELEQLLQGAGAEVTSHWGNQGHRLSAAEAEAARDWLNRNSK from the coding sequence ATGATTCATGTTTATCGCAAAGGAACAGACGCCAACCAACCAACACTAGTATTATTCCATGGCACAGGTGGAAACGAGCAGGATTTGCTGCCGCTGGCGGAGCTGCTGGCTCCCGGCGCTTCTGTACTGGGTATCCGGGGAAATGTGCTGGAGAACGGCATGCCGCGTTACTTCCGCCGTCTGGCTGAAGGTGTCTTTGATGAAGAGGACCTGATCTTCCGCACCCATGAGCTGAAGCAGTTCCTGGATGTAGCTGCGGCGCAGTACGGTTTCGATGCAGACAATCTCGTAGCCGTCGGCTACTCCAATGGAGCGAATATCGCCGGCAGCCTGCTATTTCATTACGGAAACCTGTTCCGTTCGGCAGTGCTGCTGCATCCGATGGTGCCGCTCCGGGGGCTTGCGATCCCTTCGCTTAACGGCGTTTCGGTCTTCATCGGTGCAGGCACCAATGATCCGCTGATCCGGGCAGAAGAAACGCGGGAGCTGGAGCAGCTGCTGCAGGGGGCGGGGGCTGAAGTTACCTCCCACTGGGGTAATCAGGGGCACCGCCTGAGCGCGGCCGAGGCTGAAGCAGCCCGTGATTGGCTGAACCGGAACAGCAAATAA
- a CDS encoding ring-cleaving dioxygenase, with translation MTLQTAGIHHITAFVGDAQRNADFYAGILGLRLVKKTINFDAPEVYHLYFGNEQGAPGTIITFFPWSTGRKGRIGGGQVGVTTYAIPVGSMAFWEQRLAAYQIPVTHVTRISESYLSFSDYDGLRIELVEREAGPRSTWSFAGVTAEHAIKGFGGAVLYSTNPEKTADTLTRTLGMELIAKGDGYIRYGSTADLGNIIDLKDSPVPQGAGGSGTVHHIAWRAKDDAEQLEWGRHVQSHGYQPTPVQDRQYFNAIYFREEGGILFEIATDPPGFANDEAPDALGQKLMLPAWFEPHRALIEENLSPFEIREIEVKQG, from the coding sequence ATGACACTTCAAACTGCAGGGATTCACCATATTACAGCTTTTGTCGGAGATGCTCAGCGTAATGCCGATTTCTATGCCGGAATTCTCGGCCTGCGGCTTGTAAAAAAGACAATTAACTTTGACGCCCCCGAGGTTTACCACCTCTATTTCGGGAATGAGCAGGGTGCACCGGGCACCATTATTACCTTCTTTCCTTGGTCGACAGGGCGCAAAGGCCGGATTGGCGGCGGGCAGGTTGGCGTAACCACTTACGCGATTCCGGTTGGTTCGATGGCTTTCTGGGAGCAGCGGCTTGCCGCATATCAGATTCCGGTTACCCATGTAACCCGGATCTCTGAGTCTTACCTGTCTTTCAGCGATTACGATGGACTGCGGATTGAGCTGGTGGAACGCGAAGCAGGTCCGCGGAGTACCTGGTCCTTTGCCGGAGTGACTGCGGAGCATGCCATTAAAGGTTTTGGCGGGGCTGTGCTCTACAGTACAAATCCCGAAAAAACAGCTGATACACTTACCCGTACACTCGGAATGGAGCTGATCGCCAAGGGAGACGGTTATATCCGTTACGGCTCTACTGCCGATCTCGGCAACATTATTGATCTTAAAGACTCGCCGGTGCCGCAAGGAGCCGGAGGCTCGGGAACCGTTCATCATATCGCCTGGCGCGCTAAAGATGATGCCGAGCAGCTGGAATGGGGACGCCATGTGCAAAGCCACGGCTACCAGCCCACTCCGGTACAGGACCGCCAATACTTCAATGCCATCTACTTCCGTGAAGAAGGCGGAATCCTGTTCGAGATTGCTACCGATCCTCCAGGGTTCGCCAATGACGAGGCTCCGGATGCGCTGGGCCAGAAGCTGATGCTTCCGGCATGGTTTGAACCGCACCGTGCCCTGATCGAAGAGAATTTGAGCCCTTTTGAAATCCGGGAAATTGAGGTGAAGCAGGGATGA